The DNA segment TTTTATCtatatagtaatttatatatgtaacatattgtattgtaattaagtaaacaaaaatttcatttacacataattaacataaaagaaatccataatttataatacacaGATAATGAAGATTGATGTTTGTATTTTCTACAGAAATATCATGATACTAAGATGAAAGAATGAAAATACCTTTTTaatgaatatagaaatatatacattgtaatatttccgACGAGAGCTTAAACTTTGAAATAGGTTCCAATACTtgtgttattaattttatagtggtattgttaaataattagtaaaatACCACATAAATGCAGAATAAGAAAAATAGTGATATAGAAAAAAAATCATAAAGAAGTGCCAAAGAAGATAAGTGATGTAAATGTTTTATGCActatttgataatttatttataatctattaattctattaataaatttattaggaCAATTATAATACTTTTCAATACATTGTAACCATTATTAATATGCAAGATTGATGCCTTAATGTTTATAGAACTGAAATATACTTTACTGTAATCagttctttaaaaataaatgattatgTTTCATGAATCGTTATGTGtttggtaattctatataaaataatatacaattaataatcatttacaTGTAATATTAAATTCCCTTTATGTATAGAAACAATAGTGATTTTAAAAGATGATATTATCAAATTACATTTAACAATTTACAGTGCAAGAAAACTAATGTGATTGAGGTAGCATTCTGTAATATCTCGATATCAAAATTGTTCTTAAAATCCAAATCTTAAAAGCAATCtccaaatatttttaaccaAGATTCATATTTCATTATACTATTAATCATTGTATtaattgattataaaaattgatttcgagatacataaaaaataaaaatatcaaaatattaaatatggataAGCATCAGCACcatcttctttttaaattactatattataaaatattttgctcttattttcaaaacataaaatataaaataaatcaaaaacgTTTACTTTCATACAAAACTTACAAAATAAACTAATATTTATAGGATACACAGTTGACTAGTATGTTATAAATCCACATTGTTCAAATTAGCTGCAGATCCAGTTGGTAAATCCGGTGGTACAAACTTACCGATAGGTTGTATTGCCTGTCTCTGTTCTGCCAGTTTACGCATTTCTTGTCTAAGTTTACTTAGAATAGCGTGGTTTGGTTGATTGACAGCAGCTTTACCTTGTAACAACGTGATTTCTTGTTCtagttgtttcttttctttaaaagATTTTACGCTTCGAGATCCATAAAGTCTTAGTAAGGATCCCCAAGACTGGATATGAGGATGCATAAGCTGCAGGATAGCTTGGGCTGCTCGTTGTTTACCATCTTTCTTATTACGACATacctaaaattatttcaaatatatgttACAATTAAAAGGTACTTTATGAGAGAAATAAAGCGAACTAAAATAAAAAGGACATATTTATAATGTTGCGTATTCTTTtttaagagaaataaataaaatatgggactatataaatttgaattataatttaatagattataattttaCTTACAACAGTAGCTTCATGTTTACCGACACGCATTGTAAATTCATTGCGTTGATGTTTTAATGTGTTTACAGAGTAATTAATATGCATATCACCGAGACCATAATTTCGTTGGAGGCAGGTGATTAAAATAGCATGCGGTGACGGTTCAGTTGTCTTTGCGCAAAATTCTGCGACTCGTGGATCGGTGATCGATATTTCATCAAAGAATGATAAATCTGCATCAGAATTTGTCCTTGATGCTTTAATCATTCGACTGTTATTACCAGAAACTGTATCTCCTCCATTATCACCAGAAATTTTATCTCTCATTTgaggaattaaaatttcaagagTTTTCCGCGCAGCATTAGCTTTTGCTTGTTTTTTGCTACTACCGAAACCGCTTCCATACTCCATATCATTTATACAAACAACGGCAGAATATGGAGTTGCTGCATTTTCTAAAAATGCAAGAAAtagattaatttaatatatactagctgaagaattattttttatgcaaCTTACCTAATTCTTTAAACTTATAAGTTGGTTGCTTTTTAAGTGCATGTTGTACATATTCATGAAGTATACAAACATAACTTTTGCCTGAGGGATTCATTATCCAATGTTTTGGTGGCCTTTGTCCAGTACTATCATCTCCAACATTACCACTGCTACTTCCTGCTAGTCCAGAACTACTAACTGGAAACGTTATTAGTTTTGTTCCATCAGGTAAGGTAGGACGTTCAAGTTGTTTacgatgttttttattttttgtaaattttctccTTGCTGACCATGATCTAAATGATAATGGAGCATGttcattaaaatttgttaactaGTTTTATTCCATTATATGAGTACTATTGTTTctttgatattatttaatatatacttaCTGAAATCTCATTACTTTAATAGCTTTAAAGCGAAATAGCGATTGGCAATAATTTCTTAATTGTTTACTATCTAATGAATGAGCCGCTCGATTTTCTTGAATTGTTTCAATTTTTGCACTAGGGAGGCTACACACTTCTGTATTTGGATCACGTTCTTTctgcttcttcctttcttcttcttcttcatgaAGAGCTCTTTTGTATTGAAGACAAGGTATTGCACTAACAGGCACTTCATGTTTTCTCACACTGCCAGGTCCAAGGAAATATGGTTTTGCAAGAGTACAAACTCTACTTTGTTTATGCAAATATAAAGGCATTCCACTATTATGTGTTACCTGTACCCAGCCTTCTGGAAGTACATCAAAGTGATTATGTCcaatttctgtaaaaaaaaaagttatattcTTATATGTTACACTTTACATATAACTTCTTGATAATTTCACAGTAACTATTGCTATagtttttatacaataatatatctTATACAATAATGTATCTTTATTATACAATaatgtatctttttatatattaaatatttaaatactcacCATCCAAGACAAGTTTCACTTTCTCTTCATATGGTACACTATCCTTCTTGTCTTTTCTTTTGCCTTTAAATTCTTCTGGTAAACCTAATAGTAGCATATAATACTTAACTAAAAAAATACTCTGCAGCTGCATGATCTATATAAGAATTATAAAAGGAAATAACAAGTGATCTTATCtttctgtcttctttttatgattttattttaaacacaTATAAGTTTTCCAATTTAGCCTATTCTTATAAGTTTCTTTCATATTAATATAAGTTATGGTTACTATAAACtattgtctctctttctctcttagtACCTTGTATACTTTACCTTGCAAAACagcaataaaatttattgcaatatttattttgaatttaaaattgttttGAAATAGTAACATTACCTTCTTCAAGCATGGCTTCAATTTCTTCATCAGGTACATCAGAATCCATACTTTCATTGCTATCAGAATCCATATCACAGTAGTTCTGATCTGGATGGCGTTCTAAATCATCCAAAACATCAAACTGTCTTAAATCATCTGTAGCTGCAATGCTATCTGTGTTAGATTCCATAATACATTCTTCGGTAGTAGAACCATTGTATGCATTTGTATCATCAACAGATATAGTTTCTTCTTCCATTATATCACTACAATTGCTTCTGTCTGACATTCTACCTTGATTATCAGTATTTATTTCCAACGTGCTTTGTTGATTATCCAAAATTGTTTCATTTGTGTTTTCATTTTGAGAAGCCATATTTGATTTGGGGATTTCTTCAGGAACTTCTTTATCAATCTccattatatgtataacaaggaTCTGCTAAAATACTGTAAGATCTATTTATCAATAACatatcaaatttcaatttagaGGATATTTTAtgtcttataatttttatagttgattaaatatttaacacaTTCATATACTAACaagcaaataatttttaagtatctTTGTAGCAAAATTTGTTACATAAACTTAAACACAAACTCTGTATATAATAACCCGTGGATTAAATAATATCAAGCACGTCGCATGGCCACACCACTTTCACCAATGAGGCCAAAGTCCAATCAATTTGAAACCACTTTAAAAATGGCAACGAAAATTGGACATTTGCATTAGTGTTAGCAGTTTGGGGCCTATTATATATCCATGAGTACATATTGCACAAATAATACATTATATTGTCAGAATATTGTAGAATGTAGTTGACACACTTGCTTGGATCCGAAACTAGACAGGGACAACATTGAAAAATTGAACCTGTTGCTAGTCCGAATAATGCACTAATGATATGAAAATTAgatttgtttaaataatatatcaaatgcTCCTGTTGTAaactaatataaattacatgcaagtttaatatttttttatctatgCACActagtaaaatataatatatttaaaaaagtataaaGATATATCACAAAAAAGTTTTGAATCAATGGAATTGTATATATTACAGTATAATGAAATCCTTCCTTGTTTATCTGAGACatatataaaatagacaaacttttttactataatAGAATTGCTTCTCAATTTTCTAATTCATGTACATTAAATAATCgtatcttatttttaaaaaggcTTGTTCTATATACACAAATTGAGTGATAGATAAAATAATCATACggataattatattattgtaatagaaaaaattTACTTTCTGTCTTTTTATATAAGTTGATAGTGAAAGCATATGATTTTCGTGTTTAGCAAGTAATGTAAatcaatattataatacatcgttattaatttcatatagCTTCGTAATAatacctttatttattatatcacaatatcgtatatttccGAAAATTATAAACGTTAATTCACCGACCATTTAACAATGTTAGGTTAGGTACACTTTTTCTTAGATACTCTATGTTTACTGacacttttttaatatttatgatttaaaagaaaaactGCTGTGTCAGTTTTATTTAGAacacaaattatttttaattcagcACTtagttatttaagataaatttatatccattttgtttgaaatttcatttatatctcATGTAATAATACAATAGGATAGAAACTTTTGTGTTCTAACGCTCTCTTTCGTTATATTGAGAAAGCTATACTCAGCCAATGAATGTATCTCATCCATAGATCACCATTGACTGGCATTGACTATTGATTAAGGACCTAAGACATACCTGTGCTTACCTCGTCGATGGTATCATATTTGATTttgattatatgtatttttaaatttattactaaTTAATCGTCAACATGAAgaagcaaaaataaaatttaagtaaAGTGAGATTTGAATTTTACATGTGTACaattttacttattattatttctaggtattatagataaataataattatcataagtattattttataataattataattattacaagtattattttataataattataattattataagtatTATAAGTATTATAGACGAAAAATATAGGTATTTAAACGAAAATCAAGATTatattgcatataattttattttttagaaaaaaGATTCGCCAAAAAGATCGAATACGGTAAAATTCacataatttacatttaagtcaaaatatttataattgcaagagtatatgtgtatatatacatacaatacatacatatacatgacttaattgttttattttatattttatatattccacTTAAAGCATTGTTTGCAGCAGTATttacaatatatgtacatgATACTTAGatattctatatatgtatataaagcatcaataaatatgtatttaaattgtTTGTTAAGTATTAAACGAACAATTatatcagagaggaaatttcctctctgatTATATCTAAATTTTGCTATGAACATAACAGATTGTAATACATATGGATTGCATATAAGTTGTAAAATAACggttaatttaaaagaaataaatatttacttctgacatttttatagaatatttcaatatagttTACTATAATAATTATGAGCAGAACTTTTATTACCTTTTATtagaacaaataaaaacaatttagTAGTTTAATTCGTCGCTATAAAACAGAATTCCTAACAATATCATAAAATAACAATGATACGTAATATACGTAaactaagaaattaaaaaatgaaatattttctttcaataattaaaacaatactATAGAATGTCAATAACAAAGTTATTTTCGTTAATGATTCAACATCATGAGGTAGTTAcatggaaataaatatttaatataatatccctctttttatttaatttttatcttatgTAACTTAAGCTTAAATCCAAGTAATTCAGAAAGCACTCCCGAAAGAGCAGATAATAGTACTACTTTTGTAATTGTGTATAAATAGGGATTAGCTGATAAACCAGATATTTTAAATGGACATTCAAGTTCCTGCAAAATATATACTAATTATTTGATTGAATCAGTTGTTTTACAAATGTAATTAACAAGAACATGTGTTTTCATACTACCTTTATCAGATCTGCTGCTAATTTGAGTACATTATTTGCTACCATAAGTTCTTCTTTTTTATGTGGTTTTTGCtctatttgtaaatataaattgatCTAAAAACAAAACAATATCAAATACTTCAAATTAGAATACAAACATGAATAACATTTCGTATACgtattaaatatgttatatacatcgtttttaatttattttaattacctGTTCAGTTATTAATACAGAaagatttctgtattttttattaattttcgtaCCCAATGTCATAAAAcgtaatataaatattccaaGAGAAAAACTCCAAAACAATGCTTCAACGTTATATCGGGAATGTAAACTCTCAAGATCCTATatcacaaatattaatattatacttatagagtgttttatgtatatatatatatattctcacCGTAACATTTTTATACTCTTCTTTTTACCTTAATTAACTCCAAGCTCACaaatgataacaataataaagtAACAATGAATACTGCTGATACTATTACATCTACAGAACGTTGCGGTCCTCTTCTCTATAACATATAATACATTGGAAATGAATTATTATTGCttaaaagattgaaatattacaaatatattaagaATATGCTTAGAATTAAATACatacattcatatatatatatacacgaatGTATGTGTTTAGtatgtgtttatatatatatatttttattttaccttcAAATAAGATCTGACACTTAACCACAATTTTATATTGCGTACtttatttaatcgaaaatgTGGTAAATCAGATTTTCTGGCACGTCTTGACGATGTTAaatgtgaaaataattttgcatatAAAAGTCTTTGTTTATAAGTACGTTCTGCAACTgctaataaaaagaataataaagagGATAATATAAGTCTTTCAAATGCTGATATAAGCACTACTATACGTTccctgaaattaataataacattcattaattttttcctACAGATATTTTTCCAACAATACTACATTTTATTACATGTAAGATAGTtttcatttcattaaaatatttattatgtaatgaTTTATATCGTATACTTACCAGAGAGTTGTCCCAAAAGTCAAATCTATAATTTTAGCTAAAATATCACTATATGTTTCTAAATTAACATAAGTCAAGTCATTTGGTATTAAGGAACTCGTTACATTGCTACTGTTGTCCATCCCAACATGATCACTCAATCGTTTAATAGATGGTATTAAAGCTAATACCACACTAAGCATTAAGCCTCCATAAAAGTAATTCATATTCTCAGGCATTGATTCTACTCTAGCAATAATAGCCGAGCTGATATCCAGCACCGATAATTCAGCCTTTTTTATATCACGTCGTGTCCATATAGTACAGGAAACTAAAATATAGCAAAattttaatagattataatagaaaatacatttaaaattataattaaatactaaattttatctatattattataatttaatttatgttaCCACGATCGTATGAAGCACAATTAGAAATAAGCATTATGGAGGGTGGTAATTCAAATTCCCAAGAAAAAGGGTGTTCAACAAATTCCCcataatttttgtttgtttcatTATGGAGATCAGATTCTTCAAGTTCTGAGctgtaaaagaatttaaatttaaaaaaccaatttagtataaagatataaatggtAAGATGACCTCTTTTACTGAATATCAGTCTAATTAATTTAAacctaattaaataaaatttcagattCTAAAAAATTGTTCACCTATAGCTACATTCATCACTATTTGTTGTTACTCCCATCCATTCTGTAGCAGATGTTGTAGCTTCTGTTAAATGATTTGTAACTGTTTCTTCacattctccttcttcttcactTTCGCATTGTTGTCGTCCTTCCCTTGATCCTATTCCCATTAGACATTGATCTTTATCCTTTAAATAATaacttaaaattttaatatgtttatatttaagtAACTCACATAATTATCtaatataatgaaatacattacagaaaaattaacaatatgaaaaataaactatggAAATTAAAAACAAGATTAGGATATTTACCATCTTGTTAGAAGTTTCTGCTTCGCTATTTGAGGAATTTTCCTGTGACTTTAATAATTCAGGTGCTGCATGGAAAGTGGAAGACAATCATTTTAGCTAATAAAGATATTAGATAAGTTGCTAGagagatttaataaataaatatatgtctaaaatatgaaaatatattattttaaactgaTACTAGCACTTTGTATTATGTATtgcataatgttactatatgaaatgtttaaataaaatttgtcaaaaatcAAACCTGAAAATTTTGACTGCAAAACTTGTTGACTAGTAGAATCTTCTAACCATAGAATGCGTTCCTCattatttttaagtaattccCGTTTATGTTTAAATTTCTCTGGTACTCGTGCAGCACTTTTATCATTATCACTGGACACATTTCCATTTAAGCTTTCAAATCCATCATCATCctgatgtatattttttatatttggatCTGGAACTTCATCTATAACAAAAAGAAGTATACTTTGCATTTAAACAAAAGCATGTAACTAACAATAAGACAGAAAGTTTTAGTACAGTATATAATGTATTAACTTGATTGAGTATGACTAGCTGAAGCCTCATTTATGGGTAAGGGATGGTTCACAGCCGCATTCATTGGCTCATTATCACAAGATGCT comes from the Bombus terrestris chromosome 8, iyBomTerr1.2, whole genome shotgun sequence genome and includes:
- the LOC100642999 gene encoding microprocessor complex subunit DGCR8 isoform X2; its protein translation is MKVWILMYLMKKLKPCLKKIMQLQSIFLVKYYMLLLGLPEEFKGKRKDKKDSVPYEEKVKLVLDEIGHNHFDVLPEGWVQVTHNSGMPLYLHKQSRVCTLAKPYFLGPGSVRKHEVPVSAIPCLQYKRALHEEEEERKKQKERDPNTEVCSLPSAKIETIQENRAAHSLDSKQLRNYCQSLFRFKAIKVMRFQSWSARRKFTKNKKHRKQLERPTLPDGTKLITFPVSSSGLAGSSSGNVGDDSTGQRPPKHWIMNPSGKSYVCILHEYVQHALKKQPTYKFKELENAATPYSAVVCINDMEYGSGFGSSKKQAKANAARKTLEILIPQMRDKISGDNGGDTVSGNNSRMIKASRTNSDADLSFFDEISITDPRVAEFCAKTTEPSPHAILITCLQRNYGLGDMHINYSVNTLKHQRNEFTMRVGKHEATVVCRNKKDGKQRAAQAILQLMHPHIQSWGSLLRLYGSRSVKSFKEKKQLEQEITLLQGKAAVNQPNHAILSKLRQEMRKLAEQRQAIQPIGKFVPPDLPTGSAANLNNVDL
- the LOC100642639 gene encoding protein phtf isoform X1, with the protein product MKLNELVYWYQKKIGTYDKQQWEKTVEQHILEGFTHVPMRTAKLKTELIDVDLVRGSSFPKAKPKHGLSTVACLALQRLLLLPLYRKWWIQQTSLTIFTLFLLLYSLQLINMGIYFCQMAKDNESDIISTSEVLIPAIMMLTLCVVHSHIVSTHSGPTIGDGQNKQKIVRRLRHTRCRMGKSRTRQNLRLHKDSKSSQDTASEKASTVSDEVLTSVRFAKKVVIENSLTVSRSQEFLTAQASCDNEPMNAAVNHPLPINEASASHTQSNEVPDPNIKNIHQDDDGFESLNGNVSSDNDKSAARVPEKFKHKRELLKNNEERILWLEDSTSQQVLQSKFSAPELLKSQENSSNSEAETSNKMDKDQCLMGIGSREGRQQCESEEEGECEETVTNHLTEATTSATEWMGVTTNSDECSYSSELEESDLHNETNKNYGEFVEHPFSWEFELPPSIMLISNCASYDRVSCTIWTRRDIKKAELSVLDISSAIIARVESMPENMNYFYGGLMLSVVLALIPSIKRLSDHVGMDNSSNVTSSLIPNDLTYVNLETYSDILAKIIDLTFGTTLWERIVVLISAFERLILSSLLFFLLAVAERTYKQRLLYAKLFSHLTSSRRARKSDLPHFRLNKVRNIKLWLSVRSYLKRRGPQRSVDVIVSAVFIVTLLLLSFVSLELIKDLESLHSRYNVEALFWSFSLGIFILRFMTLGTKINKKYRNLSVLITEQINLYLQIEQKPHKKEELMVANNVLKLAADLIKELECPFKISGLSANPYLYTITKVVLLSALSGVLSELLGFKLKLHKIKIK
- the LOC100642999 gene encoding microprocessor complex subunit DGCR8 isoform X1, which translates into the protein MEIDKEVPEEIPKSNMASQNENTNETILDNQQSTLEINTDNQGRMSDRSNCSDIMEEETISVDDTNAYNGSTTEECIMESNTDSIAATDDLRQFDVLDDLERHPDQNYCDMDSDSNESMDSDVPDEEIEAMLEEGLPEEFKGKRKDKKDSVPYEEKVKLVLDEIGHNHFDVLPEGWVQVTHNSGMPLYLHKQSRVCTLAKPYFLGPGSVRKHEVPVSAIPCLQYKRALHEEEEERKKQKERDPNTEVCSLPSAKIETIQENRAAHSLDSKQLRNYCQSLFRFKAIKVMRFQSWSARRKFTKNKKHRKQLERPTLPDGTKLITFPVSSSGLAGSSSGNVGDDSTGQRPPKHWIMNPSGKSYVCILHEYVQHALKKQPTYKFKELENAATPYSAVVCINDMEYGSGFGSSKKQAKANAARKTLEILIPQMRDKISGDNGGDTVSGNNSRMIKASRTNSDADLSFFDEISITDPRVAEFCAKTTEPSPHAILITCLQRNYGLGDMHINYSVNTLKHQRNEFTMRVGKHEATVVCRNKKDGKQRAAQAILQLMHPHIQSWGSLLRLYGSRSVKSFKEKKQLEQEITLLQGKAAVNQPNHAILSKLRQEMRKLAEQRQAIQPIGKFVPPDLPTGSAANLNNVDL
- the LOC100642639 gene encoding protein phtf isoform X2, giving the protein MKLNELVYWYQKKIGTYDKQQWEKTVEQHILEGFTHVPMRTAKLKTELIDVDLVRGSSFPKAKPKHGLSTVACLALQRLLLLPLYRKWWIQQTSLTIFTLFLLLYSLQLINMGIYFCQMAKDNESDIISTSEVLIPAIMMLTLCVVHSHIVSTHSGPTIGDGQNKQKIVRRLRHTRCRMGKSRTRQNLRLHKDSKSSQDTASEKASTVSDEVLTSVRFAKKVVIENSLTVSRSQEFLTAQASCDNEPMNAAVNHPLPINEASASHTQSNEVPDPNIKNIHQDDDGFESLNGNVSSDNDKSAARVPEKFKHKRELLKNNEERILWLEDSTSQQVLQSKFSAPELLKSQENSSNSEAETSNKMDKDQCLMGIGSREGRQQCESEEEGECEETVTNHLTEATTSATEWMGVTTNSDECSYSSELEESDLHNETNKNYGEFVEHPFSWEFELPPSIMLISNCASYDRVSCTIWTRRDIKKAELSVLDISSAIIARVESMPENMNYFYGGLMLSVVLALIPSIKRLSDHVGMDNSSNVTSSLIPNDLTYVNLETYSDILAKIIDLTFGTTLWERIVVLISAFERLILSSLLFFLLAVAERTYKQRLLYAKLFSHLTSSRRARKSDLPHFRLNKVRNIKLWLSVRSYLKRRGPQRSVDVIVSAVFIVTLLLLSFVSLELIKVKRRV